A genomic stretch from Lathyrus oleraceus cultivar Zhongwan6 chromosome 2, CAAS_Psat_ZW6_1.0, whole genome shotgun sequence includes:
- the LOC127118756 gene encoding protein PHOSPHATE-INDUCED 1: MASLKITLVFTIFLTISSLHLISARKLTETDQQLKFQYHKGPLLTGKISINLIWYGNFKPSQRAILTDFITSLSSPKQTTTSQPSVATWWKSTEKYYHLTNNKKSVNLALSLGAQILDENYSLGKSLTTNQIIKLESKGQQQNAINIVLTASDVAVDGFCSSRCGTHGSSYGARVNGKQHKFAYIWVGNSETQCAGQCAWPFHQPIYGPQSSPLVAPNNDVGLDGMVINVASLLAGTVTNPFGNGYYQGPKEAPLEASSACTGVYAKGAYPGYAGDLLVDKTSGASYNANGVNGRKYLLPAIADPKTSACSTLV; the protein is encoded by the coding sequence ATGGCATCTCTTAAAATAACTCTTGTCTTCACCATTTTTCTCACTATTTCTTCACTTCATTTGATTTCAGCAAGAAAGCTTACTGAAACAGACCAACAACTTAAATTTCAATATCACAAAGGTCCTCTCCTTACTGGCAAAATCTCCATAAACCTCATTTGGTATGGAAATTTCAAACCCTCCCAAAGAGCCATCCTCACTGATTTCATAACTTCACTCTCTTCTCCCAAACAAACAACCACATCACAACCCTCTGTTGCCACGTGGTGGAAATCAACTGAGAAATACTACCATCTCACCAACAACAAGAAATCAGTTAATCTCGCTCTCTCCCTTGGTGCTCAAATTCTCGACGAGAATTACTCTTTGGGAAAATCTCTCACAACTAACCAAATCATTAAACTTGAATCCAAAGGACAACAACAAAACGCCATCAACATTGTTCTAACAGCTTCCGACGTGGCTGTTGATGGTTTCTGCTCAAGTAGGTGTGGAACACACGGTTCTTCATACGGTGCGCGTGTGAACGGGAAACAACACAAATTCGCGTACATTTGGGTTGGAAACTCTGAAACTCAATGTGCTGGTCAGTGTGCTTGGCCATTTCACCAACCAATTTATGGTCCACAAAGTTCACCATTGGTTGCACCAAACAATGATGTGGGTCTCGATGGAATGGTTATAAACGTGGCTAGTCTTTTAGCTGGAACTGTAACAAACCCTTTTGGAAATGGATATTATCAAGGACCAAAAGAAGCTCCTTTGGAAGCATCTTCAGCTTGTACTGGTGTTTATGCTAAAGGGGCTTATCCTGGTTATGCTGGAGATCTTTTGGTGGACAAAACAAGTGGTGCTAGTTACAATGCCAATGGTGTTAATGGAAGAAAGTATTTGTTGCCTGCAATTGCTGATCCTAAAACCTCAGCCTGTTCTACATTAGTATAG
- the LOC127118757 gene encoding protein PHOSPHATE-INDUCED 1: MASLNISIIFTLLLTVSLLHLISARKLTETDQQLKFQYHKGPLLTGKISINLMWYGNFKPSQRAILTDFITSLSSPKQTTTSQPSVATWWKSTEKYYHLTNNKKSVNLALSLGAQILDENYSLGKSLTTNQIIKLASKGQQQNAINVVLTASDVAVDGFCSSRCGTHGSSYDARVNGKQHKFAYIWVGNSETQCAGQCAWPFHQPIYGPQSSPLVAPNNDVGLDGMVINVASLLAGTVTNPFGNGYYQGPKEAPLEASSACTGVYAKGAYPGYAGDLLVDKTSGASYNANGVNGRKYLLPAIADPKTSACSTLV, translated from the coding sequence ATGGCCTCTCTTAACATTAGTATCATCTTCACTCTTCTTCTCACTGTTTCACTGCTTCATCTAATTTCAGCAAGAAAACTCACTGAAACAGACCAACAACTTAAATTTCAATACCACAAAGGTCCTCTCCTAACTGGAAAAATCTCTATAAACCTCATGTGGTATGGAAATTTCAAACCATCCCAAAGAGCCATCCTCACTGATTTCATAACCTCACTCTCTTCTCCCAAACAAACAACCACATCACAACCCTCCGTTGCCACGTGGTGGAAATCAACAGAGAAATATTACCACCTCACCAACAACAAGAAATCCGTTAATCTTGCTCTCTCCCTTGGTGCTCAAATTCTCGACGAGAATTACTCTTTAGGAAAATCTCTTACAACTAACCAAATCATTAAACTCGCATCTAAAGGACAACAACAAAACGCCATCAACGTTGTTCTAACAGCTTCTGACGTGGCTGTTGATGGTTTCTGCTCAAGTAGGTGTGGAACACACGGTTCTTCATACGATGCGCGCGTGAACGGGAAACAACACAAATTCGCGTACATTTGGGTTGGAAACTCTGAAACTCAATGTGCTGGTCAGTGTGCTTGGCCATTTCACCAACCAATTTACGGTCCACAAAGTTCACCATTGGTTGCACCAAACAATGATGTGGGTCTCGATGGAATGGTTATAAACGTGGCTAGTCTTTTAGCTGGAACCGTAACAAATCCTTTTGGGAATGGATATTATCAAGGACCAAAAGAAGCTCCTTTGGAAGCATCTTCAGCTTGTACTGGTGTTTATGCTAAAGGGGCTTATCCTGGTTATGCAGGAGATCTTTTGGTGGACAAAACAAGTGGTGCTAGTTACAATGCAAATGGTGTCAATGGAAGAAAGTATCTGTTGCCTGCAATTGCTGATCCTAAAACCTCAGCTTGTTCTACATTAGTATAG